In Mytilus edulis chromosome 6, xbMytEdul2.2, whole genome shotgun sequence, the following proteins share a genomic window:
- the LOC139527155 gene encoding uncharacterized protein, with amino-acid sequence MHKFVLICFLVIISLSIAQKNKRGKNVLANKVITDIEKCRTCKRDFKTTELRELCTELYCSKDKSRRNLQTPKRCKSCAKEFKFQKKQQRCKEVFCAGSSTVDPSTFAGRALAFTVDMLCAYCKARNNYRCLVQYGCQM; translated from the exons ATGCATAAATTTGTCTTAATTTGTTTCCTGGTTATAATTTCCCTGAGCATAGCACAGAAAAACAAAAGAGGAAAAAATGTTTTGGCTAATAAAG TTATTACAGATATTGAGAAGTGTCGAACTTGTAAACGGGATTTCAAAACAACAGAGTTGAGGGAGCTGTGTACCGAGTTGTATTGTAGCA AGGACAAGTCCAGAAGAAACTTGCAAACACCTAAAAGATGCAAGTCATGTGCTAAAGAGTTTAAATTCCAGAAGAAACAACAGAGGTGTAAAGAAGTATTCTGTGCAGGATCTT CGACAGTTGATCCTTCCACCTTTGCCGGAAGAGCACTTGCCTTTACAGTGGATATGCTATGTGCGTACTGCAAGGCTAGAAACAACTATAGATGTCTTGTACAGTATGGTTGTCAGATGTAG
- the LOC139525980 gene encoding BTB/POZ domain-containing protein KCTD18-like gives MDKKNEQNGLPSVINLNVGGYFFTTRLSTLRKYEDSMLAAMFSERYTLDKDKDENFFLDMDGSRFKHILNYLRNEQHLPPRNIAQEVLEDATYLGINTLVDHIRSLDHDWEDVRNSVPYYSEMKEKIIKLGETVDAHSEVPPSWKFHPHVILDFIIDDGLKINQDLYQKSRKILRQGNIEINCPTYADAVTLAGCLYKDILNDGYNVKIEELFPCSGQVCNDRPVSEISSTISADDNVEEYTNFRFMLIFDWKKFLSSDL, from the exons ATGGACAAAAAGAATGAACAG AATGGATTACCATCAGTTATTAATCTCAATGTAGGAGGATATTTCTTCACAACGAGGCTATCGACTTTGCGAAAATATGAAGACTCGATGTTGGCGGCTATGTTCAGTGAAAGATACACACTAGATAAAGACAAAGATGAAAATTTCTTTTTGGATATGGACGGAAGTAGATTTAAGCACATTCTTAATTACCTTCGCAATGAACAGCATCTTCCTCCGCGTAATATAGCACAGGAAGTTTTGGAAGACGCTACATATTTAGGCATAAACACACTTGTTGACCACATTAGATCTCTTGACCACGACTGGGAAGATGTTCGCAATTCAGTTCCATATTATTccgaaatgaaagaaaaaataattaaactggGCGAGACAGTTGATGCCCACTCCGAAGTACCGCCATCTTGGAAATTTCACCCACACGTGATTCTTGACTTCATTATTGATGACGGTTTGAAGATAAATCAAGATCTTTATCAGAAAAGCAGGAAAATTCTAAGACAAGGCAACATTGAAATTAACTGTCCAACTTACGCGGATGCAGTTACACTTGCTGGTTGTCTGTATAAAGACATTCTAAACGATGGGTACAACGTTAAAATTGAAGAATTGTTTCCCTGCTCCGGGCAAGTCTGCAATGATCGGCCGGTTTCAGAGATATCTAGTACAATTTCCGCAGATGATAATGTAGAAGAGTACACTAACTTCCGTTTCATGCTCATATTTGATTGGAAAAAGTTTCTTTCCTCcgatttataa